The following proteins are co-located in the Vidua macroura isolate BioBank_ID:100142 chromosome 1, ASM2450914v1, whole genome shotgun sequence genome:
- the PPP1R3G gene encoding protein phosphatase 1 regulatory subunit 3G yields the protein MASPARPRQELAAEERRLRGAAPTVPRDAKREAAGERLVLLELRRCGRPPSPGPGERQEEGEEEEEEGEAAAGEDCCGKCKKRVQFADSLGLSLASVKHFSDAEEPQVPPAALSHLQSPPGEEREPPPPGADPPPPALLLVPDFPDGGEPSAERLRRQRVCLERLGRPAAPTDVRGTVQVLGGPGPREVTVRYTFNEWLSFVDVPAAPLPPEPPAERYGFTLCVPPSLREGSALHFAIRYRSPQGEFWDNNGGRNYTLRCCGCPGGGPAAAPPAPAAPRY from the coding sequence ATGGCGAGCCCCGCACGCCCGCGGCAGGAGCTGGCGGCCGAggagcggcggctccgcggcgcGGCCCCGACGGTGCCCCGCGACGCCaagcgggaggcggcgggggagcggctggtgctgctggagctgcgcCGCTGCGGGCGGCCGCCGTCCCCCGGCCCCGGCGAgcggcaggaggagggggaggaggaggaagaggagggggaggcggcggcgggcgaAGATTGTTGCGGCAAGTGCAAGAAGCGGGTGCAGTTCGCCGACTCGCTGGGGCTGAGCCTCGCCAGCGTCAAGCACTTCAGCGATGCCGAGGAGCCGCAGGTGCCGCCCGCCGCGCTGTCGCACCTGCAGAGCCCGCCCGGCGAGGAGCGGGAGCCCCCGCCGCCCGGCGCCGACCCCCCACCGCCCGCGCTGCTCCTGGTGCCCGACTTCCCCGACGGCGGGGAGCCCAGCGCCGAGCGGCTGCGGCGGCAGCGCGTCTGCCTGGAGCGCCTGGGGCGGCCCGCGGCGCCCACCGACGTGCGGGGCACCGTGCAAGTGCtgggcggccccggccccagGGAGGTGACGGTGCGCTACACCTTCAACGAGTGGCTCTCCTTCGTGGACGTCCCGGCCGCGCCCCTTCCCCCCGAGCCGCCGGCCGAGCGCTACGGCTTCACACTGTGCGTCCCGCCGAGCCTGCGGGAGGGCTCGGCCCTGCACTTCGCCATCCGCTACCGCAGCCCGCAGGGCGAGTTCTGGGACAACAACGGCGGCCGCAACTACACGCTGCGCTGCTGCGGCTGCcccgggggcggccccgccgccgccccgccggcccccgccgcACCTCGCTACTGA